CTGAAATCTTCTTTTCGGTCTTTCTTTTCGGTGCTTTAGCCTCATCTCTCAATCATCTCTTTTGCTTCAATCTCCTTCGACGTACTGCTTCTCTTGATCAGGTTCAAATTCTGTGNNNNNNNNNNNNNNNNNNNNNNNNNNNNNNNNNNNNNNNNNNNNNNNNNNNNNNNNNNNNNNNNNNNNNNNNNNNNNNNNNAGCTTAACTTTTCTAATATCAGTTGGCATGTTTAGTAACTCAATTTCTTCCTCTTTTACCTCAAATAACTTGTATGTCTATCTTGAAGAGATTCATATGAAAAAAGTAGGTGGCAAAAACAGAAAAAGCTTCCTATTTGTGTTCTATGAGGAAATCAAATTCCTCACATAATTGTATCTACAAGGAATATACATTCCTTGCAATAGCCAATTTAGGAGGAAAATGTATTCCTCACATTAGTTGATCTGTGAGGAATAGTATTCATCACAATTGTAAATTAGTGAGGAATTGTCATTCCTTGCAATTAATAATCAGTAAGGAATTTATATTCCTCGCAATTACCAATTTGTGAGGAAATTGAGAATCCTCACATATTGTAATCTGTGAGGGGGTTTAAGCGAGGAAAATTTGCGACGAACAGATTTCCTCGCTCATTAGTTTAAGCGAGGAATATAGATATTTTGCAAGGAAATTTGTTCGTCGCATTTTACGTTTTTTGTTGTAGTGTGAATTTAGGAACTTTTGAAACTCTGGTAGAAGCCGTTTCTGATGAGAAGAGCAACATCATTAGGAACAACGAGGGAATCAAGTAAGAACCCTTCTTGAGAACCATCTTGTCAGATGAACAAAAATTATGAGTTCTGGATTTTCTCCACTTCGCTTTATATAGATTTATGATATACATCAAGGTACCCTAGACGAGCTCATAATGTCAATAGCACATGCTATGATATTTACTCGAGGAATCATATAATCTAGTTAAGGTCTTTGTATTTTTGCTTCTTTTATTTTCCAGTTCAGTCAAGCTCTTGGAAAATCAACGCATATGATTTGGTATCCCATCCATTTCCTATATCCCGCGTAATTCAGGACCAATCAATTAATCTGTTGCAAATTGTGGAGAGTTTCACATCCTAAAGTTATATAGTGAAGCTTTCTTCAAGAGCATTAATTTCCTTTTGATTTCTGTCAATTTGGACAATGACATAGATATATAGCTAGGGTATAGGGAAGGACGTCGAATTGGACTATTAAGAAAATTTGTACTGAAGTTTATAAGAATATATGATATGACAACGGACATCAGATTGGACTATTAAAATTTGTTGACGAACTTTAGGTGTTGCTAGCATGCATTTGCTAAGGAAGAGATGAAGTCATCCGGCTGCAGCAGGCTGCTTTCCCATTATCACTCTACTGCCAGCACCCCAAAGCTGTAAACATCACATTTCTCAGTTGCTTTTGTTGTGTAAGCAAGATCTGCCATCAAAACTAAACCATCAGTATAAGAGTTAAGAAATTAATAACATTGAATGTATAAACATTTTGAGCTTATTACCTGCAGGCTGCAGCTATGTATTCCATATGTGCCTGCATATAGACTTAGTACCACTACCAATCCGTGGTCATGAAAGGGGGAAGAGTATAGAAATTTTTGAATTTTATGATTCTTCTAGTGTTCTCGAGCATCGGTTCAAAACTCCCTTCTAACGACTTGTCAAATATAACAGACTTCAATGATGGGCATCCAAGAGCTAAGCGTTCCACATCTGATTTATCGAATTTGGCTGATGAACCATACATTACTGAAAGGTGCTTCAAGCATTTATGACCTGAAAATGCACGAATGCCAGCTCCGGTTACCCAATAAGACTCTACATCAAGTGTTTCCAATTTGCTGCAATTCTCAGCAAGAGCAACCATGGTGCGGTCTGACACGTCCACATGACTCAATCTCAATTCCTTGAGGGTCTGAAATGCAGAAATTGCCACACCACCTGTATCAGTGAACCGACTCCTCACCTTACAGCACAATGCCAGGTGCTCCAATCTACACATGTTGCGCAATAGCTCGGCCCCTTTATCAGTGATTTTAGGGCAATCCTTGAGGACCAGTTTCTTGAGGGTTTTAGAGGTAGAACCATTTGCCAAAAACCCCAATCCCTCATCAGTAATGTTATCACAGTATACCAACTCCAAGGTGCTAATGGAAGATGATCCGATTGCTCTAAGTGCTCGATCAGAGATAAGAACATTACCAATCAGATACAAATTCTTCAAGTTTTGTACTGAGTGAAAAAACGCATCAACTCCAGGATTCCCTACCACCTTACTGCCACAAAATCCAAGTGTGGATAGTTTGGGACACCCAAATGCCAAAGCATGTAGACCTTTTGGCCCCAAATGAGCATGATCATGATCATAGTTCCTACATGATACCTTGAAGGTCTCGAGTTCGTGGCACCTATTGGCTATGACCTCCAGGTGGGTGTCTGTCTGCGGATACTCCCATACTCTTTTGTTTCTCTTTTTCCTTCGTGTGGTAAGCTCACCTGATTTGAAATGGACCAGGTATGGGAATGCAGTCATTGCTTTCAGGGGTATTGGTTGCCTAACCCTAAGTGATCTTCGTGTCACACGTTCCACTCTTAACCAACTCTTGCACACCTCCGAGAACGAGTCTCTGTCTTCTTTGTCCTTGATTTTCTCAAGGATTAGGCCAAGCACATGTTCGTCCAGCATCGAATTAATCGTCGCTGATTTCTTTTTGACGCTACGACGTCTAACCATCTTTCTCGGATTTTTCTTTTTGAACACAAAGAACTGAAAGAACTAAGAAGCAATTTCAGAAATAAACCTGATGAACTTCGCTGCCGCAATAGAGGGGCTTCAGCTACTCGATCATCGTGGAGCACGATCTGGCGAGAATGATTGGGATCGAAAGAGGGATGGGGTCGTTAGGGTTAGGGTTTTTATATTTTGTTGTTCGTTTGTTGTTTTCTTCTTATTGGAGAAGGACAACCCAAAAGAATGACAAACCG
Above is a window of Fragaria vesca subsp. vesca linkage group LG7, FraVesHawaii_1.0, whole genome shotgun sequence DNA encoding:
- the LOC101290820 gene encoding uncharacterized protein LOC101290820; translated protein: MVRRRSVKKKSATINSMLDEHVLGLILEKIKDKEDRDSFSEVCKSWLRVERVTRRSLRVRQPIPLKAMTAFPYLVHFKSGELTTRRKKRNKRVWEYPQTDTHLEVIANRCHELETFKVSCRNYDHDHAHLGPKGLHALAFGCPKLSTLGFCGSKVVGNPGVDAFFHSVQNLKNLYLIGNVLISDRALRAIGSSSISTLELVYCDNITDEGLGFLANGSTSKTLKKLVLKDCPKITDKGAELLRNMCRLEHLALCCKVRSRFTDTGGVAISAFQTLKELRLSHVDVSDRTMVALAENCSKLETLDVESYWVTGAGIRAFSGHKCLKHLSVMYGSSAKFDKSDVERLALGCPSLKSVIFDKSLEGSFEPMLENTRRIIKFKNFYTLPPFMTTDW